The Thermodesulfovibrionales bacterium nucleotide sequence CGCAATCGCGGCCGAGAACGCGCAACCGGTGCCGTGATATTCACCCTTGATCTTCACGGATTCTATCTTATGGAAATCCGTGCCGTCATAGTAGAGGTCGAGCGTGACCTCCTCAAGATGGCCCCCCGTTATAAGCACGACCTCCGGTCCGAATTCCTTGAGCCTAAGGGCGGCCCCCTCCATGTCCTTTTCGTCTTCGATGTTCATGCCGGCGAGGACTGACGCCTCATAGATATTTGGGGTAATCACCCTTGCCAATGGGAAAAGCATCTCCCGAATTGTATCAAGAGTTCCGTCTTCGGCAAGACTCGTCCCTGAGGAAGAGACGGTGACGGGGTCCACAACGAGATTCTTGAGGGAATATTCCCGAATCTTTTGTGCGGTTTCCTCAACAGCCCACGGAGAATAGAGCATTCCTGTCTTCAATGCATCGGGCTTTATGTCATCCAAGAGGAGATCGATCTGCCTCACGAAGAAGGGCCTCTCAGTGGAGAGGACAACTCCAACACCCCTCGTGTCCTGGGCAGTGAGCGCAGCCGGCACTGACAACCCATGGACTCCGAAGGCCCTGAAGACCTTCAGGTCCGCCTGAAGTCCAGCACCGCCTGTAGGATCAGAGCCCGCTATGGTGAGGACAGATTTCATAATAGCCTATTATAGCTTGCTCATGATCAGGCAAACAACACCTGACTCGTGTGATCGGAATTACTTTCCGAATGCACTCAATCTCTCTCTTTCCCCTTCAGGGTTATGGAGAGCCATTCCCTTAACCTCTTTGTACTTCCTCAGCATCTTCTTGTCAAAATTCTTCGACTGAGTGTCAAGATGGTTCAAGCTCTTTTCGATTTCCCTGAACAGTTTCAGACTTGTCCCGTACTTTTCTCTGTCAAGCTTAATCGAAAAATCACCGGGGACCTTCCACCGGTCCTTGAGATAAATCCATGATGCAAAGTCTTCCAACCGAAAACCTTCCAGTACGGTTATGGGCGTTGTATTTCTCATGTCTTCGACCCTCAGGCTGTGAGCATCGGCAACGATCCTGTGAGTACCCCGAAAGGGCTCAGCACCCTGGCTATCTTCAAATTCCCACGTTGATACGGAGACCTGAGACTCTGTCCTGTGGCAACTCTCACAGCTCCTCGATCTTCCAAAAGGATGAGAGGCCTGCTCAATCTCAAGCCAAAGGAG carries:
- the thiD gene encoding bifunctional hydroxymethylpyrimidine kinase/phosphomethylpyrimidine kinase; protein product: MKSVLTIAGSDPTGGAGLQADLKVFRAFGVHGLSVPAALTAQDTRGVGVVLSTERPFFVRQIDLLLDDIKPDALKTGMLYSPWAVEETAQKIREYSLKNLVVDPVTVSSSGTSLAEDGTLDTIREMLFPLARVITPNIYEASVLAGMNIEDEKDMEGAALRLKEFGPEVVLITGGHLEEVTLDLYYDGTDFHKIESVKIKGEYHGTGCAFSAAIAATLAEGHAPLESVRRAKEFVTEAIRKAYHPGKGMGILYL